One genomic segment of Rivularia sp. PCC 7116 includes these proteins:
- the msrA gene encoding peptide-methionine (S)-S-oxide reductase MsrA, whose product MKATFGAGCFWGVEAAFRRLNGVTSTSVGYMGGHFENPCYLDVLSRITGHAEVTQVEYDASIISYEELLEVFWKIHDPTSLNRQGADRGDQYRSVIFFHTPEQEAIARNSKQQLQDLGKYDKDIVTEIKPAIRYWLASEEHQQYFEKKNQLRLQD is encoded by the coding sequence ATGAAAGCTACATTTGGTGCGGGTTGTTTTTGGGGAGTAGAAGCTGCTTTTCGCAGGTTAAATGGTGTTACTTCTACGTCAGTGGGGTATATGGGCGGACATTTTGAAAATCCCTGTTACCTTGATGTACTTTCTAGAATTACCGGACATGCTGAAGTTACACAAGTTGAATACGATGCTTCAATTATTAGTTACGAAGAGTTATTAGAAGTATTTTGGAAAATTCACGACCCTACAAGTTTAAACCGTCAGGGAGCAGATAGAGGAGACCAATATCGTTCCGTAATATTTTTTCATACACCAGAGCAAGAGGCGATCGCCAGAAATTCCAAGCAGCAGTTACAGGATTTAGGGAAGTACGATAAAGATATTGTGACTGAGATTAAACCAGCGATTCGTTATTGGTTAGCTTCAGAGGAGCATCAGCAGTATTTTGAGAAGAAGAATCAGCTTAGATTACAAGATTAA
- a CDS encoding polynucleotide kinase-phosphatase produces MKITIPELSLVTLIGASGSGKSSFAKKHFQPFEIISSDFCRGLVSNDENSQAASKDAFEVLHYIAHKRLAAAKLTVIDATNVQKEDRKYYVNLAREYHCLPVAIVLNLPEHICHQRNQQRPDRQFGSYVVQRHVQNLRRSLRGLQKEGFRYVYVLNSIEEIEAVEIQRQPLWNNRKHEHGPFDIIGDIHGCCDELEILLQKLGYQKSVTNNNSTPSPPSHIYSHPEGRKALFLGDLVDRGPRILDTVKLVKSMVEAGAAICVPGNHEHKLLRKIRGKKVKINHGLEQTVAEIEALSPEVREPFLQEVEKFIDSLVSHFVLDDGKLVVAHAGMREEMQGRGSGKVRSFALYGETTGEIDEFGLPVRYDWASEYRGEAMVVYGHTPVPEAEWLNHTIDIDTGCVFGGKLTALRYPERELVSVDAAKVYCEPVKPLGNGTGARMSSQQQLDDVLNIDDVLGKRIINVRLQNKITIREENSIAALEVMSRFAANPKWLIYLPPTMSPVETSQLPGYLEYPKEAFAYYKNQGVTEVICEEKHMGSRAVVIVCRDEEAVKRKFGIFNEGIGICYTRTGRRFFNNSELEAEFLTGVNKALSDSDFWSRLNTDWVCLDCELMPWSAKAQGLIRSQYAAVGAASRPALSNAINVLTQASQNGVEVNLLLEKFQQRQEMANQYVDAYRRYCWEVKDISDIKLAPFHILATEGAVHIDKNHSWHMEQAAILETANSELLMATNYKIIDLNDPSSEAEGTHWWEEMTTKGGEGMVVKPLQFIVKGKRGILQPAVKCRGKEYLRIIYGAEYTTEENLERLRKRGLSLKRSLAMREFALGVEALERFVANAPLRRVHECVFGVLALESEAVDPRL; encoded by the coding sequence ATGAAAATAACTATCCCCGAACTGTCTCTAGTGACGCTCATCGGTGCATCAGGCTCCGGTAAATCAAGCTTTGCCAAAAAACATTTTCAACCCTTTGAAATAATATCATCCGATTTTTGTCGGGGATTGGTTTCCAACGACGAAAACAGCCAAGCTGCTTCTAAGGATGCTTTTGAGGTACTCCACTATATTGCTCATAAACGTTTAGCAGCAGCAAAACTTACGGTAATCGACGCAACCAACGTTCAAAAAGAAGACCGCAAATATTATGTAAACTTAGCAAGAGAATATCATTGTTTACCCGTTGCCATAGTTCTAAATTTACCAGAACATATCTGTCATCAACGCAATCAACAACGTCCCGATAGACAGTTTGGTTCTTATGTAGTTCAGCGTCACGTGCAAAATTTAAGACGTTCTTTAAGAGGTTTACAAAAAGAAGGTTTTCGCTACGTTTACGTGCTTAATTCTATCGAAGAAATCGAAGCTGTAGAAATCCAACGTCAACCATTATGGAACAATCGCAAACACGAACATGGACCATTTGACATCATTGGTGACATTCACGGTTGCTGCGACGAACTCGAAATATTATTACAAAAACTAGGCTATCAAAAGTCAGTTACCAATAACAATTCTACCCCCTCTCCCCCCTCCCATATTTACTCCCACCCAGAAGGGCGTAAAGCCTTATTTCTCGGTGATTTAGTAGACAGAGGTCCCCGGATTCTTGATACGGTAAAACTTGTCAAAAGCATGGTGGAAGCGGGTGCGGCTATTTGCGTACCGGGAAATCACGAACACAAGCTGTTACGAAAAATACGCGGCAAGAAAGTTAAAATTAATCACGGTTTAGAGCAAACTGTCGCCGAAATTGAAGCTTTATCACCAGAAGTACGCGAACCTTTTCTTCAAGAAGTTGAAAAATTTATTGACTCCTTAGTAAGTCATTTTGTCCTCGATGATGGAAAGTTGGTAGTAGCTCATGCGGGAATGCGTGAAGAAATGCAGGGAAGGGGTTCGGGAAAGGTGCGGAGTTTTGCACTATATGGTGAAACTACCGGCGAAATTGATGAATTTGGTTTACCCGTCAGGTACGATTGGGCTTCCGAATATCGCGGTGAAGCGATGGTAGTTTACGGACATACCCCCGTGCCGGAAGCGGAATGGTTGAATCATACGATTGATATTGATACGGGTTGCGTTTTTGGTGGAAAGTTAACGGCTTTGCGCTATCCCGAAAGAGAATTGGTAAGCGTTGATGCTGCGAAGGTTTATTGCGAACCCGTCAAACCTTTGGGAAATGGAACAGGTGCGCGAATGAGTTCTCAGCAGCAGTTAGATGATGTTTTAAATATTGATGATGTCTTGGGTAAGCGGATTATTAATGTCCGTTTGCAAAACAAAATTACGATTCGGGAAGAAAATTCCATTGCTGCTTTGGAAGTGATGAGTCGGTTTGCTGCAAATCCTAAATGGTTAATTTACCTTCCTCCTACAATGTCACCCGTGGAAACTTCTCAATTACCCGGATATTTAGAATATCCCAAAGAAGCTTTTGCTTATTATAAAAACCAAGGAGTTACTGAAGTTATTTGCGAAGAAAAACACATGGGTTCGCGAGCGGTGGTTATTGTATGTCGCGATGAGGAAGCTGTTAAAAGAAAATTCGGAATTTTTAATGAAGGAATCGGTATTTGTTACACTCGCACCGGCAGACGCTTTTTTAATAATTCGGAATTAGAAGCGGAATTTCTCACAGGTGTAAATAAAGCGCTTAGTGACAGTGATTTTTGGTCGAGATTAAATACCGATTGGGTATGTCTCGATTGCGAACTTATGCCCTGGTCGGCGAAAGCTCAAGGATTAATCCGAAGTCAATATGCAGCAGTTGGTGCGGCTTCTCGTCCCGCTTTAAGTAATGCCATAAATGTACTTACACAAGCCAGTCAAAATGGTGTTGAAGTTAACTTGTTACTTGAAAAATTTCAACAGCGTCAAGAAATGGCAAATCAATATGTAGACGCTTACCGTCGCTACTGTTGGGAAGTTAAGGATATTTCCGATATCAAACTCGCACCATTTCATATTTTAGCTACAGAAGGTGCAGTACATATCGATAAAAACCATTCCTGGCACATGGAACAAGCTGCAATTTTAGAAACAGCCAATTCCGAACTATTAATGGCTACTAATTACAAAATTATAGATTTAAACGACCCCAGCAGCGAAGCAGAAGGAACCCATTGGTGGGAAGAAATGACAACAAAAGGTGGTGAGGGGATGGTTGTTAAACCGTTGCAATTTATTGTCAAAGGTAAACGGGGAATTTTGCAACCAGCGGTGAAATGTCGCGGTAAAGAATATCTGCGGATTATTTACGGTGCTGAATATACTACTGAAGAGAATTTAGAACGATTGAGAAAACGGGGGTTATCTTTGAAACGCTCCTTAGCGATGCGAGAATTTGCTTTGGGTGTGGAAGCATTGGAAAGATTTGTGGCAAATGCGCCATTACGACGGGTGCATGAATGCGTATTTGGGGTTTTGGCTCTGGAGAGTGAAGCGGTTGATCCGAGGTTGTAG
- a CDS encoding HAD family hydrolase has translation MSFINKFDVLLLDVGHSFMFKGYRFFDTEDFAATYRNLGGILLTDELVNQIIFTVSRKIKADGKNPAYYECLPSVISYLQKHPQASYLPVNELNLLEQVFANHEVGVISGKHVEVLHQLAKTHRLGIVSNIWSKKDIFLKEFDRVGIRDLFEIIIFSSDFGWIKPSTKLFDRAIEHFDVEREKIVYIGDHIMRDVGGAKTAGLSSVWINKRGKQLNQSMAIPDLIVKDLQDLV, from the coding sequence ATGAGCTTCATAAATAAATTTGATGTGCTTCTACTTGATGTCGGTCATTCCTTTATGTTTAAAGGTTATCGTTTCTTTGATACCGAAGATTTTGCAGCAACTTATCGTAATTTGGGCGGAATTTTATTGACCGATGAATTAGTAAATCAAATTATATTTACAGTGTCGAGGAAAATAAAAGCCGATGGTAAAAATCCAGCTTACTATGAATGTTTACCTTCAGTAATTAGTTATTTACAGAAACATCCTCAAGCTTCATATTTACCAGTAAACGAACTAAATTTATTAGAGCAAGTTTTTGCAAATCATGAAGTCGGAGTTATATCTGGGAAGCATGTAGAAGTTTTGCATCAATTGGCAAAAACTCATCGTTTGGGGATTGTCTCAAATATTTGGTCTAAAAAAGATATCTTTTTAAAAGAATTTGATCGAGTTGGTATTCGCGATCTATTCGAGATAATTATATTTTCATCAGATTTCGGTTGGATTAAGCCATCAACAAAACTATTTGATCGTGCAATTGAACATTTTGATGTTGAACGCGAAAAAATAGTTTATATTGGCGACCATATCATGCGTGACGTTGGTGGAGCAAAAACTGCGGGATTGTCATCAGTTTGGATTAACAAACGCGGCAAACAACTTAATCAAAGCATGGCAATTCCAGATTTAATTGTTAAAGATTTACAAGATTTAGTATAA
- a CDS encoding bifunctional serine/threonine-protein kinase/formylglycine-generating enzyme family protein, with translation MVTTLVGRYEVTETLGGGGFAITYLARDIMQPSKPLCVVKQLRPNQTHPRVIDFFNKEAAILEKLGKHLQIPQLLAHFQEEDNLYIVQEYIQGHDLSQEISPGKRLSEDYVSKLLKDILEVLSFVHKYGVIHRDIKPQNLMRRQEDGRIFLIDFGAVKELGSLMLNSRGEIASSVVIGTPGFMPTEQGLGKPCLASDVYALGMTAIQALTGLQPFELEENPQTGEVIWLEQAQVSQNLAEVISKMVRRHYSLRYSSATDALQGLISQAQSIPPIPSTQLNPPIPSSSQPTKPKSPINFSRRKTLQILGFAGGGFLLTAGGKTLFDSVSKSNLETLNLETFDFETVTVNASGNIINRQSGSAKYFAEDLGNGVTLEMAEIPGGEFLMGSPADEKERRDRESPQHQVTVKPFFMGKFAVTQAQYQTIMGLNPSHFEGEKRPVEQVSWNEATEFCQKLTEKTGRKYRLPSEAEWEYACRAGTTTPFHFGETITTDLANYAGTKTYANEPKGKYREQTTEVGNFPPNAFGLCDMHGNVWEWCQDTWHGNYNGAPNDGSAWVKNGDDSLMVLRGGSWYVSPNNCRSASRYSDTARDYISLLIGFRVVCAVGRDF, from the coding sequence ATGGTGACGACTTTAGTAGGACGTTACGAAGTTACTGAAACATTAGGTGGAGGTGGTTTTGCAATCACCTATCTCGCAAGGGATATTATGCAACCGAGCAAACCTCTATGTGTAGTCAAACAACTACGTCCAAACCAAACCCATCCGCGAGTCATAGATTTTTTTAATAAAGAAGCCGCGATTTTAGAGAAGTTGGGAAAACATCTCCAAATACCCCAGCTATTAGCGCATTTTCAAGAAGAAGATAATCTCTATATTGTTCAAGAATATATTCAAGGACACGATTTAAGTCAAGAAATATCTCCAGGAAAGCGACTGAGTGAAGATTATGTCAGCAAATTATTAAAAGATATTTTAGAAGTATTATCATTTGTACATAAATATGGAGTAATTCACCGGGATATCAAACCCCAAAACTTAATGCGTCGTCAAGAAGATGGCAGAATATTTCTGATTGACTTTGGTGCTGTCAAAGAATTGGGAAGTTTAATGTTAAACTCCCGTGGTGAAATAGCATCAAGCGTGGTAATTGGTACACCAGGATTTATGCCAACAGAGCAGGGTTTAGGAAAACCTTGTTTAGCCAGTGATGTTTACGCATTAGGAATGACTGCCATTCAAGCTTTAACTGGACTTCAACCCTTTGAATTAGAAGAAAATCCCCAAACTGGTGAAGTAATTTGGTTAGAGCAAGCGCAAGTTAGTCAAAATCTCGCAGAAGTAATTAGCAAAATGGTACGCCGTCATTATAGTTTGCGTTACTCTTCTGCAACAGATGCATTGCAAGGGCTGATTTCACAAGCACAATCAATACCACCTATACCGTCTACACAGCTAAATCCACCAATACCTTCATCATCACAACCAACAAAACCAAAATCACCAATTAACTTTTCACGTCGGAAAACTCTTCAAATCCTTGGTTTTGCAGGTGGTGGTTTTCTACTTACTGCTGGAGGGAAGACATTATTTGATAGTGTTTCAAAATCAAATCTAGAAACATTAAATCTAGAAACATTTGATTTTGAAACAGTAACAGTTAATGCAAGTGGAAACATCATCAATCGTCAATCTGGCAGCGCTAAATACTTTGCAGAAGACTTAGGTAACGGTGTCACCCTAGAAATGGCAGAAATACCCGGTGGTGAATTTCTTATGGGTTCGCCAGCAGATGAGAAAGAACGACGAGATAGGGAAAGTCCTCAGCATCAAGTGACTGTTAAACCTTTCTTCATGGGTAAATTTGCAGTTACCCAAGCACAGTATCAAACAATTATGGGTCTAAATCCTTCTCATTTCGAAGGAGAAAAACGCCCTGTAGAACAAGTAAGTTGGAATGAAGCGACGGAATTTTGTCAGAAATTAACAGAGAAAACCGGAAGAAAATACCGCTTACCCAGTGAAGCCGAGTGGGAATATGCTTGTCGGGCTGGTACTACTACACCATTTCACTTTGGGGAGACAATCACCACCGATTTAGCTAATTACGCTGGCACAAAAACCTATGCTAACGAACCCAAGGGTAAATATCGCGAACAAACAACAGAAGTAGGTAATTTCCCTCCCAATGCTTTTGGTTTGTGCGATATGCACGGTAATGTCTGGGAGTGGTGTCAAGATACCTGGCATGGTAATTATAATGGCGCACCTAATGATGGTAGTGCTTGGGTTAAGAATGGTGATGATTCTCTTATGGTGCTGCGGGGCGGTTCCTGGTACGTCAGTCCTAATAACTGCCGTTCCGCGTCTCGCTACAGCGACACTGCGCGCGACTACATCAGCCTCCTTATTGGTTTCCGTGTGGTGTGTGCCGTCGGGAGGGACTTTTAG